One Egicoccus halophilus genomic region harbors:
- the selA gene encoding L-seryl-tRNA(Sec) selenium transferase, protein MAAHAGDPTLARLPQLDALLRADAAAEPLATHGRPAFTAAVRAELDAVRTRLRTHGGEVPAEADLLAAADEALHQRRAGRLTRVVNATGVVLHTNLGRAPLSAAARAAVTDATGYTTLEYDLDRGTRGSRTAHVGALAAELCATERATVVNNGAAALLLVLAALAGGRQVIVSRGELIEIGGSYRLPDVMAASGARMVEVGTTNRTWLADYRDAITDDTALLLKVHRSNYDVVGFTEEVGIAALADLGRRTGVAVVHDLGSGLIRTATDGPLASEPSVEASVRAGADLTIFSGDKLLGGPQAGLVVGAAALLRRCEQHPLARAVRLDKLQRAALEATLEAHLRDPLPADVPTVAMLHADPDALHERATAMAARLEDAEVLPSDGLVGGGSSPGTTLPSWAVALRTDTPDDLAARLRVGELPVVGRVEAGRVLLDLRTVPPSLDAEVVAAVVAARRA, encoded by the coding sequence ATGGCGGCGCACGCAGGCGACCCGACGCTGGCGCGCCTGCCGCAGCTCGACGCGCTGCTGCGCGCCGACGCGGCCGCCGAGCCGCTGGCCACGCACGGGCGCCCGGCGTTCACCGCGGCGGTGCGCGCGGAGCTCGACGCCGTCCGCACGCGGCTGCGCACGCACGGCGGTGAGGTCCCCGCCGAGGCCGACCTGCTCGCCGCGGCCGACGAGGCCCTGCACCAGCGACGCGCCGGACGACTGACCCGCGTGGTCAACGCGACCGGGGTGGTGCTGCACACCAACCTCGGGCGCGCGCCGCTGTCCGCCGCAGCACGGGCCGCGGTCACCGACGCCACCGGCTACACCACCCTCGAGTACGACCTCGACCGCGGCACCCGCGGCTCGCGGACCGCGCACGTCGGCGCGCTCGCAGCCGAACTGTGCGCCACCGAACGCGCCACCGTGGTCAACAACGGTGCGGCCGCGCTGCTGCTCGTGCTCGCCGCGCTGGCGGGCGGCCGCCAGGTGATCGTCAGCCGGGGCGAGCTGATCGAGATCGGGGGGTCCTACCGGCTGCCCGACGTCATGGCCGCCTCGGGTGCACGGATGGTGGAGGTCGGCACGACCAACCGCACCTGGCTCGCCGACTACCGCGACGCGATCACCGACGACACCGCGCTGCTGCTGAAGGTGCACCGCTCGAACTACGACGTCGTCGGCTTCACCGAGGAGGTCGGCATCGCGGCACTGGCGGACCTCGGCCGCCGCACGGGCGTCGCCGTCGTCCACGACCTCGGCTCCGGGCTGATCCGGACGGCCACCGACGGGCCGCTGGCCAGCGAACCGAGCGTCGAGGCGTCCGTGCGGGCCGGCGCCGACCTGACCATCTTCTCCGGTGACAAGCTCCTCGGAGGGCCACAGGCCGGACTGGTCGTCGGCGCCGCGGCGCTGCTGCGGCGGTGCGAGCAGCACCCGTTGGCCCGGGCGGTGCGCCTCGACAAGCTCCAGCGCGCGGCGCTCGAGGCGACCCTGGAGGCTCACCTGCGCGACCCGCTGCCGGCGGACGTGCCGACGGTGGCGATGCTGCACGCCGACCCGGACGCGCTGCACGAGCGGGCCACCGCGATGGCCGCACGGCTCGAGGACGCCGAGGTGCTCCCCAGCGACGGGCTGGTCGGCGGCGGGTCGTCACCCGGCACGACGCTGCCGTCGTGGGCGGTCGCGCTGCGAACCGACACACCCGACGACCTCGCGGCCCGGCTGCGGGTCGGCGAGCTCCCCGTCGTCGGCCGGGTCGAGGCCGGGCGCGTGCTGCTCGACCTGCGCACCGTCCCGCCGAGCCTGGACGCCGAGGTGGTCGCCGCCGTGGTCGCGGCGCGCCGGGCATGA
- a CDS encoding selenocysteine-specific translation elongation factor, whose translation MTAAVAGRHDTATPAGHRTVATAGHVDHGKSTLVRALTGMEPDRLDEERRRGLTIELGYAWTTFGTTTVAFVDVPGHERLVRTMLAGAGAAPAALFVVAADDGWSAQSDEHRDVLDLLEVPGVAVAVTKADTVDDARLAAVVAEASERLAGTPFASAPVVAVDAVSGRGLARLRTVLAEGLTALPAADDRGRPRLWVDRVFAPPGIGTVVTGTLTGGRLRPGDPVHVPTSGDVGRVRALQALGRPVAEAAPGMRVALDLTGLARDAIGRGDALVGGGGWRATAELDAWLRVLPGQQVDRTGAWTLHVGSAAVGCRVLPLDGPLEGPGHGPVRLVLEARLPLVVGDRVVLREAGRRATVAGGVVADPAPDRRPRGPAGRGAHATALAAAATAPPAERPAALLRLAAHGWRPAADVLAAADLTAAPAATRRTVAVVGEALVGRDDLERWIVGTARQVGDTTVDRWMLRTTLREQGAPAAVADAVVAGLLAQGRLVRVGGGLAFAEHAERAGAGTAARVRALLADLLARPFAPEELGVLTARHGIDHRLVTSLVHRGKLVRTGGLVFAGAAVPAALARLVRLEDEVGAFTAAQAKQAWGTTRKYAIPLLEHLDAAGLTVADGDGRRRVTGRGHDRALAAAAGGTAPDGAPAGQSPVGPS comes from the coding sequence ATGACCGCCGCGGTCGCCGGGCGGCACGACACCGCCACGCCGGCCGGACACCGCACGGTCGCGACCGCCGGCCACGTCGACCACGGCAAGTCGACGCTGGTGCGCGCGCTGACCGGCATGGAGCCCGACCGGCTGGACGAGGAACGTCGCCGAGGACTGACCATTGAGCTCGGCTACGCGTGGACGACGTTCGGGACGACGACCGTGGCGTTCGTCGACGTGCCCGGGCACGAACGGCTCGTGCGCACCATGCTGGCCGGTGCGGGGGCCGCCCCGGCTGCGCTGTTCGTGGTCGCCGCCGACGACGGTTGGTCGGCGCAGTCCGACGAGCACCGCGACGTGCTCGACCTGCTCGAGGTCCCCGGGGTGGCGGTCGCGGTCACCAAGGCCGACACGGTCGACGACGCGCGGCTGGCCGCCGTGGTCGCGGAGGCGTCCGAGCGGCTGGCCGGCACGCCGTTCGCGAGCGCACCGGTGGTCGCCGTCGACGCCGTGTCCGGCCGTGGGCTCGCGCGACTGCGGACGGTGCTCGCCGAAGGGCTGACGGCGCTGCCCGCCGCCGACGACCGCGGTCGACCGCGCCTGTGGGTCGACCGTGTGTTCGCCCCGCCCGGCATCGGCACCGTCGTCACCGGCACGCTGACGGGTGGCCGGCTCCGTCCCGGTGACCCGGTGCACGTCCCGACCTCGGGTGACGTGGGCCGGGTCCGCGCGCTGCAGGCGCTGGGCCGACCGGTGGCCGAGGCGGCACCGGGGATGCGGGTCGCGCTCGACCTGACCGGCCTGGCCCGCGACGCGATCGGCCGCGGCGACGCGCTCGTCGGTGGCGGCGGCTGGCGTGCCACCGCCGAACTCGACGCCTGGCTGCGGGTGCTGCCCGGCCAGCAGGTCGACCGGACGGGCGCGTGGACCCTGCACGTCGGCAGCGCGGCGGTGGGCTGCCGGGTGCTGCCCCTCGACGGCCCGCTCGAGGGCCCCGGGCACGGGCCGGTACGCCTGGTACTGGAGGCCCGACTCCCCCTGGTCGTCGGTGACCGGGTCGTGCTGCGCGAAGCCGGACGGCGCGCGACCGTCGCCGGCGGGGTGGTCGCCGACCCGGCCCCCGACCGTCGTCCGCGCGGTCCGGCCGGACGCGGCGCCCACGCGACGGCGCTCGCGGCGGCGGCGACGGCGCCCCCCGCGGAGCGGCCGGCGGCGCTGCTGCGGCTGGCCGCCCACGGCTGGCGGCCGGCCGCGGACGTCCTGGCGGCGGCCGACCTGACGGCGGCGCCCGCCGCGACCCGGCGCACGGTCGCCGTCGTCGGCGAGGCCCTGGTCGGCCGCGACGACCTCGAGCGGTGGATCGTCGGTACGGCCCGTCAGGTGGGCGACACCACCGTGGACCGGTGGATGCTGCGCACGACGCTTCGCGAACAGGGGGCCCCGGCGGCCGTGGCGGACGCCGTGGTGGCCGGGCTGCTCGCGCAGGGACGGCTGGTGCGGGTCGGAGGCGGGCTGGCCTTCGCCGAGCACGCCGAGAGGGCGGGTGCCGGCACGGCCGCACGGGTCCGGGCGCTGCTGGCCGACCTGCTCGCGCGACCGTTCGCGCCCGAGGAACTCGGCGTGCTCACGGCCCGGCACGGGATCGACCACCGGCTGGTGACGAGCCTGGTCCATCGCGGGAAGCTGGTGCGGACCGGCGGGCTGGTGTTCGCCGGCGCCGCGGTCCCGGCCGCGCTGGCACGGCTGGTCCGGCTCGAGGACGAGGTCGGGGCGTTCACCGCGGCCCAGGCGAAGCAGGCCTGGGGGACGACCCGCAAGTACGCGATCCCGCTGCTCGAGCACCTCGACGCCGCCGGCCTGACCGTGGCCGACGGCGACGGCCGGCGACGGGTGACCGGGCGCGGCCACGACCGCGCGCTCGCCGCAGCGGCGGGCGGGACGGCGCCGGACGGGGCGCCGGCCGGTCAGTCGCCGGTCGGGCCGTCCTGA
- a CDS encoding RidA family protein, protein MGAADRLAELGLSLPDPPAPAAAYEPWSQLPETAGGLVFTAGQLPLVDGSLPRTGKLGAELTTEEGADLARAAALNVLAVAEAALGDLDRVDVVKLTVFVASSPDFTEQHLVANGASTLLADVLGDAGVHARSAVGVPVLPLDSPVEVEAILRPR, encoded by the coding sequence ATGGGTGCCGCCGACCGTCTCGCCGAGCTCGGGCTGAGCCTGCCGGACCCGCCGGCGCCCGCCGCCGCCTACGAGCCGTGGTCGCAGCTGCCCGAGACCGCCGGCGGGCTGGTGTTCACCGCCGGCCAGCTGCCGCTCGTGGACGGCTCGCTGCCGCGCACCGGCAAGCTCGGCGCGGAGCTCACCACCGAGGAGGGCGCCGACCTCGCCCGTGCCGCGGCCCTCAACGTCCTCGCCGTCGCCGAGGCCGCACTCGGGGATCTCGACCGGGTCGACGTCGTCAAGCTGACGGTGTTCGTGGCCTCGTCGCCCGACTTCACCGAGCAGCACCTGGTGGCCAACGGCGCATCGACGTTGCTGGCCGACGTGCTCGGCGACGCCGGGGTGCACGCCCGTTCGGCGGTGGGGGTGCCCGTGCTTCCGCTCGACAGCCCCGTAGAAGTGGAGGCCATCCTCCGCCCGCGGTGA
- a CDS encoding WhiB family transcriptional regulator has product MRLVGPTILFATEGWEQQAGCRTEDPTLFFGPPGFESKHDRLRREAEAKAVCAACPAIVACREQALLTGESYGVWGGLGEADRRAVMARRDPRLAARAG; this is encoded by the coding sequence ATGCGACTCGTTGGACCGACCATCCTGTTCGCCACGGAGGGGTGGGAACAGCAGGCCGGGTGCCGCACCGAGGACCCGACGCTGTTCTTCGGACCGCCCGGCTTCGAGAGCAAGCACGACCGGCTGCGCCGGGAGGCCGAGGCGAAGGCCGTGTGCGCCGCCTGCCCCGCGATCGTGGCGTGCCGTGAGCAGGCGCTGCTGACCGGGGAGTCGTACGGGGTCTGGGGCGGCCTCGGCGAGGCCGACCGACGCGCGGTGATGGCGCGCCGTGACCCGCGACTGGCCGCCCGCGCCGGCTGA
- a CDS encoding NfeD family protein: MYASLAAVRRLLVLATLAALLVGLTATFATAQTDDGVDAGTATSTRVEILPVSGFLDPPVVAQIEEVLDVAEADGSQLVVLQLDSRGGVSVDAAALVDRIRASSVPVAVLVGPLGEATDASGAAALLWLAADVRAASADALVGPIEPITFDDRVDTPLEHDVVDLVVAAGGDQQAAAALYAGALDPGQLADAGLLDLEAQGLEPLLLELDGVTPAGSDQQLRIRGDEVEVRFHSLGLVRRLLHAATTAPFIYLLLTVGLGMLLFELFQPGFGVAGLAGVITVGIAGFGLSVLPVVWWAVALVVLGLLLYAVDTAIAGFGPVTVAATAAFVVGSLNFYAADALALPVWLVVATAGTVLVFFVFVMTSLLRAQAGPEGVSVEDLVGRPGIVRSVLNPEGHVYIDGALWRARWTGETRRAKVGTPVRVHAVEGAVVLVEPFDASTPAGAPTSGAGAGSSARD; encoded by the coding sequence ATGTACGCCTCGCTCGCGGCCGTCCGCCGCCTCCTGGTCCTGGCCACCCTCGCCGCGCTGCTGGTGGGGCTGACGGCGACGTTCGCGACCGCGCAGACCGACGACGGGGTGGACGCCGGCACGGCCACGTCCACCCGGGTCGAGATCCTGCCCGTGTCCGGCTTCCTCGACCCGCCGGTGGTGGCACAGATCGAGGAGGTCCTCGACGTCGCCGAGGCCGACGGCTCGCAGCTGGTCGTGCTCCAGCTCGACTCGCGCGGCGGCGTGTCGGTCGACGCCGCGGCACTGGTCGACCGCATCCGCGCCTCCAGCGTCCCGGTCGCCGTGCTGGTCGGCCCGCTCGGCGAGGCCACCGACGCCAGCGGCGCCGCGGCACTGCTGTGGCTGGCCGCCGACGTCCGGGCGGCGTCCGCCGATGCGCTGGTCGGCCCGATCGAGCCGATCACCTTCGACGACCGCGTCGACACCCCGCTCGAGCACGACGTCGTCGACCTCGTGGTCGCGGCCGGGGGTGACCAGCAGGCCGCGGCCGCGCTGTACGCGGGCGCGCTCGACCCCGGCCAGCTCGCCGACGCCGGCCTGCTCGACCTCGAGGCGCAGGGACTCGAGCCGCTGCTGCTGGAGCTCGACGGCGTCACGCCGGCCGGCAGCGACCAACAGCTGCGCATCCGCGGCGACGAGGTCGAGGTCCGGTTCCACAGTCTCGGACTCGTCCGTCGCCTGCTGCACGCCGCGACCACCGCACCGTTCATCTACCTGCTCCTCACCGTGGGGCTGGGGATGCTGCTGTTCGAGTTGTTCCAGCCGGGGTTCGGTGTGGCCGGCCTGGCGGGTGTGATCACGGTCGGGATCGCCGGCTTCGGGCTGAGCGTGCTGCCGGTCGTGTGGTGGGCGGTCGCCCTGGTGGTGCTCGGTCTGCTGCTGTACGCCGTGGACACCGCCATCGCCGGGTTCGGGCCGGTGACCGTGGCGGCCACCGCGGCGTTCGTGGTCGGCTCGCTGAACTTCTACGCCGCCGACGCGCTGGCGCTGCCGGTGTGGCTGGTGGTGGCGACGGCCGGAACGGTGCTGGTCTTCTTCGTGTTCGTCATGACCTCGCTGCTGCGGGCACAGGCCGGTCCGGAGGGCGTGTCGGTCGAGGACCTCGTCGGTCGGCCCGGCATCGTCCGTTCGGTGCTCAACCCCGAGGGCCACGTCTACATCGACGGCGCGCTGTGGCGGGCCCGCTGGACCGGCGAGACCCGTCGCGCCAAGGTCGGCACCCCCGTCCGGGTGCACGCGGTCGAAGGGGCGGTCGTGCTCGTCGAGCCGTTCGACGCGTCCACGCCCGCCGGTGCACCGACCTCCGGTGCCGGTGCCGGCTCGTCCGCCCGCGACTGA
- a CDS encoding ArsA family ATPase, giving the protein MTASDPTAAAPLLDGGYDELFPSNLLIVTGKGGVGKTTVAASLALAGRASGRRTLLVEVEGRQGFSRTFGTQPWDYTEREFRPGLWGVAVDPTEAVYEYLELFYGLKRVQWVMERSNALDFVTTAAPGLRDLLLIGKIYEIEARKRDDGRRQYDLIVVDAPPTGRIVPFLQAPEGVTEIVRVGPIKRQAGQIRDMLTNPRRTTAIITTLLEEMPVREASEGIAALRSADIAVGPVIANQVRAPRLDPSAATTLTALGAEGLRERAEAAGATMSGRTAGLALDLVATHTARVALQRELRAELAANCGVPVLSLPLLTGATFDAADLEVLADVLALQIGEDGPRGVDLLGDALPGFLDPEASA; this is encoded by the coding sequence ATGACCGCCTCCGATCCGACCGCCGCCGCCCCGCTGCTCGACGGCGGCTACGACGAGCTGTTCCCGTCCAACCTGCTGATCGTCACCGGCAAGGGCGGGGTCGGCAAGACCACCGTCGCCGCCTCGCTGGCGTTGGCCGGGCGCGCCTCGGGTCGGCGCACCCTGCTGGTCGAGGTCGAGGGCCGGCAGGGCTTCTCGCGCACGTTCGGCACGCAGCCCTGGGACTACACCGAGCGCGAGTTCCGTCCCGGCCTGTGGGGGGTCGCGGTCGACCCGACCGAGGCCGTGTACGAGTACCTCGAGCTGTTCTACGGGCTCAAGCGCGTGCAGTGGGTGATGGAGCGTTCGAACGCGCTCGACTTCGTCACCACCGCGGCGCCGGGTCTGCGCGACCTGCTGCTGATCGGCAAGATCTACGAGATCGAGGCCCGCAAACGCGACGACGGTCGCCGGCAGTACGACCTGATCGTGGTCGACGCCCCACCGACGGGGCGCATCGTGCCGTTCCTGCAGGCGCCCGAGGGCGTGACCGAGATCGTCCGGGTCGGTCCGATCAAACGCCAGGCGGGCCAGATCCGCGACATGCTGACCAACCCGCGACGCACGACCGCGATCATCACCACGCTGCTCGAGGAGATGCCGGTCCGCGAGGCGAGCGAGGGAATCGCCGCCCTGCGCTCGGCCGACATCGCGGTCGGTCCGGTCATCGCCAACCAGGTGCGCGCCCCGCGCCTGGACCCGTCCGCCGCCACGACGCTCACGGCCCTCGGCGCCGAGGGGCTGCGCGAGCGGGCCGAGGCGGCCGGCGCGACCATGTCGGGACGGACCGCGGGCCTGGCGCTCGACCTCGTCGCGACCCACACCGCCCGCGTGGCGCTGCAACGCGAACTGCGCGCGGAGCTGGCCGCGAACTGCGGGGTACCGGTGCTGTCGCTGCCGCTGCTGACCGGCGCGACGTTCGACGCCGCCGACCTCGAGGTGCTCGCCGACGTGCTCGCGCTGCAGATCGGCGAGGACGGGCCGCGCGGGGTGGACCTGCTCGGCGACGCGCTGCCGGGCTTCCTCGACCCGGAGGCATCGGCATGA
- a CDS encoding ArsA family ATPase, translated as MSDHLAEARRHSLAASVDDAHVLVTTGSGGVGKTTSAAAIGLAAARRGRRTLVLTIDPARRLAQAMGIDELDDEPARVEVPDAADGGELWAMMLDMQTTFDRLIDRHATSRERADNIKQNRIYRTLSSTLSGTQEYMAMERLHELHDTGEWDLLVVDTPPTRSALDFLDAPNRMTSFLEGRLLSLLMRPGMAAGKRVGRVVGFGATTFMKVAGRVTGMDLLDDLASFFRNFEGMYEGFKERAEQVRDLLQQPSSRFVVVTSADPPPLREAKFFLERLEQEGLHAAGVVVNRIRPEIPRDPSDAALQRAVEAQGDDDEGQAVAGALALLADVRNLANRQRRDVAAALYGVPVPSLVEVPLYGRDVHDLDGLRAIADTLTA; from the coding sequence ATGAGCGACCACCTCGCCGAAGCGCGCCGCCACTCGCTCGCCGCGTCCGTCGACGACGCGCACGTGCTCGTCACCACCGGTTCGGGCGGGGTCGGCAAGACCACCAGCGCCGCCGCCATCGGGCTGGCGGCCGCCCGCCGGGGGCGTCGCACCCTGGTGCTCACCATCGACCCGGCGCGCCGGCTCGCCCAGGCCATGGGCATCGACGAGCTCGACGACGAGCCGGCCCGGGTCGAGGTGCCCGATGCGGCCGACGGCGGCGAGTTGTGGGCCATGATGCTCGACATGCAGACCACGTTCGACCGGCTCATCGACCGTCACGCCACCAGCCGCGAGCGGGCCGACAACATCAAGCAGAACCGGATCTACCGCACCCTGTCGTCCACCCTGTCGGGGACGCAGGAGTACATGGCGATGGAGCGCCTGCACGAGCTGCACGACACCGGTGAGTGGGACCTGTTGGTGGTCGACACGCCACCGACCCGCTCGGCGCTCGACTTCCTCGACGCCCCCAACCGCATGACCTCGTTCCTCGAGGGCCGGCTGCTGAGCCTGCTGATGCGCCCGGGCATGGCCGCCGGCAAGCGGGTCGGCAGGGTGGTCGGCTTCGGCGCGACGACGTTCATGAAGGTCGCCGGCCGGGTCACCGGCATGGACCTGCTCGACGACCTCGCGAGCTTCTTCCGCAACTTCGAGGGCATGTACGAGGGATTCAAGGAGCGCGCCGAGCAGGTCCGCGACCTGCTCCAGCAGCCCAGCAGCCGCTTCGTCGTGGTCACCTCGGCCGACCCGCCACCGCTGCGCGAGGCGAAGTTCTTCCTCGAACGGCTCGAGCAGGAGGGCCTGCACGCCGCCGGTGTGGTGGTCAACCGGATCCGACCGGAGATCCCGCGCGACCCGTCCGACGCGGCGCTGCAGCGGGCCGTCGAGGCCCAGGGCGACGACGACGAGGGCCAGGCGGTGGCCGGCGCGTTGGCCCTGCTGGCCGACGTCCGCAACCTCGCCAACCGGCAGCGGCGCGACGTCGCGGCCGCGCTGTACGGGGTCCCGGTCCCGTCCCTGGTCGAGGTCCCGCTCTACGGTCGCGACGTCCACGACCTCGACGGTCTGCGCGCCATCGCCGACACGCTGACCGCCTGA
- a CDS encoding T3SS (YopN, CesT) and YbjN peptide-binding chaperone 1, protein MSDIPAPSDHPDREHDTDDEAPERGPGGAREPDEEAEIPPSAALSAVVPGLRPPRPPRRTGVFVDPDDLRDHVGQLLRAILGGYEVDAFGNFTFVHEGARVFVTVGGSPVGPQVGVFSVTNLDVDLAPPLASFLLTTNHTLGFGAFSYDPDNRSVWLRHTLLGTTLDGPELHSAVAAVATTAAQVDDAIKQRFGGRTFAEAPDEVQRRVEPPEPNPGTTAPNASGYL, encoded by the coding sequence GTGAGCGACATCCCTGCCCCGTCCGACCACCCCGACCGGGAGCACGACACCGACGACGAGGCCCCCGAGCGCGGTCCCGGTGGCGCACGCGAACCCGACGAGGAGGCCGAGATCCCGCCGTCGGCTGCGCTCTCGGCCGTGGTCCCCGGGCTGCGCCCGCCGCGCCCGCCCCGACGCACCGGCGTGTTCGTCGACCCCGACGACCTGCGCGACCACGTCGGGCAACTGCTGCGCGCGATCCTCGGCGGCTACGAGGTCGACGCGTTCGGCAACTTCACCTTCGTGCACGAGGGTGCCCGGGTGTTCGTCACCGTCGGGGGCTCACCGGTCGGCCCGCAGGTCGGCGTGTTCTCGGTCACCAACCTCGACGTCGACCTCGCCCCGCCACTGGCCTCGTTCCTGCTGACCACCAACCACACGCTCGGGTTCGGCGCGTTCAGCTACGACCCGGACAACCGCTCGGTGTGGCTGCGGCACACGCTGCTCGGCACCACGTTGGACGGTCCGGAGCTGCACTCGGCGGTGGCCGCCGTGGCGACGACGGCCGCGCAGGTCGACGACGCCATCAAGCAGCGCTTCGGGGGCCGGACCTTCGCCGAGGCGCCCGACGAGGTCCAGCGTCGGGTGGAGCCGCCGGAGCCCAACCCGGGTACGACCGCCCCCAACGCCTCCGGCTACCTGTGA
- a CDS encoding WhiB family transcriptional regulator — translation MDETTWSDQARCRGLDPEQFFVRGVAQARPAIRVCERCVVKDECLRYALDNDIDFGVWGGLTERQRRAYLRRQLAAAS, via the coding sequence GTGGACGAGACCACCTGGTCGGACCAGGCGCGGTGTCGGGGGCTGGATCCGGAGCAGTTCTTCGTCCGGGGGGTGGCGCAGGCGCGTCCCGCCATCCGGGTGTGCGAGCGCTGCGTCGTCAAGGACGAGTGCCTGCGCTACGCCCTCGACAACGACATCGACTTCGGGGTCTGGGGCGGACTCACCGAACGTCAGCGGCGCGCGTACCTGCGCCGTCAGCTCGCCGCGGCGAGCTGA